A region from the Dermacentor andersoni chromosome 11, qqDerAnde1_hic_scaffold, whole genome shotgun sequence genome encodes:
- the LOC126539204 gene encoding uncharacterized protein, with amino-acid sequence MYMPCPCSRLFCVRVPRRLLPFAPSALVAATVAKARGHFYAAAATQGFLVTVIAEAVCPSDDAGISAWQGCASHAIWTLVALQVDVLRFDIDTVYPTAAACYAAAVVCLLLVGRSGRRRCCSSFAKRAFEKRDTAESSDEEDDDSDSSSSCRDASPSPRFYGQSLKARLVWLTFYSESTSRVAMSVSSVSIQTTAILARVAFPAVVEIPCFQYVSSLPALLVARLCLEQLAACQAVRWPQPCGRWMFLFSGYTVCSMVLLLHFQTYIHQEDLCALHMMLAYSASMSSAAGAARPAWETHLAGLISAAILALPAGQLGQFDSALAWASLALMLGCFAATASFASSALKPAGVSVSVRRRRLRR; translated from the exons ATGTATATG CCTTGTCCGTGTTCGAGGCTGTTCTGCGTGCGTGTTCCGAGACGCCTGCTGCCTTTCGCGCCGTCGGCGCTTGTCGCCGCTACGGTCGCCAAGGCTCGAGGTCACTTCTACGCGGCGGCCGCCACACAGGGCTTCCTGGTCACGGTCATCGCGGAGGCGGTTTGCCCCAGCGACGATGCTGGAATCTCCGCCTGGCAG GGTTGCGCGAGCCACGCCATCTGGACGCTCGTGGCCTTGCAAGTGGACGTGCTGCGCTTCGACATCGACACAGTGTACCCGACGGCGGCCGCCTGCTACGCGGCCGCAGTCGTCTGCCTATTACTGGTCGGCCGTTCGGGCAGAAGGCGCTGCTGCTCGTCCTTCGCGAAGAGGGCGTTCGAGAAACGGGATACGGCGGAGAGCAGCGACGAAGAGGACGACGACAGTGACTCCTCGTCCAGCTGTCGCGATGCGTCACCGTCGCCGCGTTTTTACGGCCAGTCTCTTAAGGCCAG GCTCGTGTGGCTGACCTTCTACTCGGAGAGCACCAGTCGCGTCGCCATGAGCGTCAGCAGCGTCTCCATTCAGACGACCGCCATCTTGGCCCGCGTCGCCTTCCCGGCGGTGGTGGAGATACCGTGCTTCCAATACGTGTCTTCTTTGCCAGCGCTGCTCGTTGCGAGGCTG TGTCTGGAGCAGCTGGCCGCCTGCCAGGCCGTGCGCTGGCCCCAGCCGTGCGGCCGCTGGATGTTCCTCTTCAGTGGCTACACGGTGTGCTCCatggtgctgctgctgcacttccAGACGTACATCCATCAGGAGGACCTGTGCGCGCTGCACATGATGCTCGCCTACTCCGCGTCAATGTCATCAGCCGCCGGGGCCGCGAGGCCCGCCTGGGAGACGCACCTGGCAG GCTTGATATCGGCCGCCATACTGGCGTTGCCTGCCGGTCAGCTGGGTCAGTTCGACTCCGCTCTCGCCTGGGCGTCGCTGGCTCTTATGCTGGGCTGCTTCGCGGCCACCGCCtcctttgcgtcgtctgctttgaAGCCCGCCGGAGTGAGCGTCAGCGTTAGGCGCAGGCGGTTACGTCGCTGA